The following coding sequences are from one Paenibacillus sp. JDR-2 window:
- a CDS encoding helix-turn-helix domain-containing protein: MKRSRMNLLIQHLVSYFLVLLFPLLIILVYYYPHSTAVVKQKEMDWNTHLTEQVRTSMDTFTRYVYNLPFELLKNREIKLYNAEDIDYQRVQIANEMRKYNATDGFIDNTLLYIESMGYLFAKTGSAYNVGDFGKPGIGYYYKDWPDMFNELNNLKGTLVRPVEDVIIPGSNHVRMLTFALPLPIGGYETPGAVLIMVREDTIIRMLNSMSDMYSGDFFILDGEGRPLLTSSKGSYIPTNEVQNFLTGLDKSGKGAGFYEKGGSSYIISHTVSDKNGWQYVSVLPVTEMLRGIQTIQRNTVLLIGMMLLLEFLIIYVAIRRNYQPIKRIVDFASNLFEPGGRKPMNEFEMIRFALGELVSVNSSLDARVKQTMPVLRDHMLLELVSGKAGNDEGFMRQADAYGITFPHEAIAVAVLSIESPKSDEGTDCRAAEYLRAIEASQPSESTGYFLKSIYSHEMIYVCSHEAGFAIKRFLADTGRELEEQTGAKVYIGIGTSSKPDRAEAIHVAYLQAVRATEHLQLRGGSPVIVFDELEAPKSGSVSYYAELLQSLELAILKNDSGAVRSITDRIVSQMSSAGMPPHMVRSVYINTVSALLNGLQRFSPEDDVLLRLTDTAYQFRYTVEQMANIIRDSCERLCLMIQSTLPPVRNASQDEVTRFIEQRGLNPDFSLQLIADHFAMSPSNFSHHFKKTMGQNFKEYIDLFRIQTSIQLLRTTSQTLDGVAQQTGFSNTSSFIRCFKKVVGTTPGQYRETHKLIS; this comes from the coding sequence ATGAAAAGAAGCCGTATGAATCTGCTGATCCAACATCTCGTTTCCTACTTTCTGGTGCTGCTGTTCCCGCTGCTTATTATTCTGGTCTACTACTATCCGCATTCGACGGCGGTTGTCAAACAGAAGGAGATGGACTGGAATACGCATCTTACGGAGCAGGTAAGGACATCGATGGATACGTTTACCCGTTACGTATACAATTTGCCGTTCGAGCTGCTGAAAAATCGGGAAATCAAATTGTACAACGCCGAAGATATTGATTACCAGCGCGTGCAAATTGCAAACGAAATGCGGAAATATAATGCCACAGACGGCTTTATCGACAACACCCTGCTTTATATAGAAAGCATGGGTTATTTATTCGCCAAAACAGGAAGCGCTTACAATGTGGGCGACTTCGGGAAACCGGGCATCGGCTATTACTATAAAGACTGGCCTGATATGTTTAACGAATTGAACAATTTGAAGGGGACGTTAGTGCGGCCGGTAGAGGATGTCATTATTCCGGGCAGCAATCATGTCCGCATGCTTACTTTTGCCCTGCCGCTTCCGATAGGCGGTTACGAAACACCGGGAGCGGTGCTTATTATGGTCCGCGAGGATACGATTATCCGGATGCTGAACTCGATGTCGGACATGTACAGCGGAGATTTCTTTATTTTGGACGGAGAGGGCCGTCCTCTGCTCACATCCAGCAAAGGCTCGTATATTCCTACGAACGAAGTGCAGAACTTCCTGACCGGTCTTGATAAGAGCGGCAAGGGAGCAGGCTTTTACGAGAAAGGCGGCAGCTCCTATATTATCTCGCATACCGTTTCGGATAAGAACGGATGGCAATATGTCAGCGTACTTCCGGTAACCGAGATGCTGCGGGGTATTCAGACGATCCAGCGTAATACGGTTCTCCTGATTGGCATGATGCTGCTGCTTGAATTTCTCATTATCTATGTGGCTATCCGCCGGAACTATCAGCCGATCAAGCGGATTGTGGATTTTGCCTCCAATCTGTTCGAGCCCGGCGGAAGGAAGCCCATGAATGAATTCGAGATGATCCGCTTTGCCCTTGGAGAGCTGGTATCGGTGAACAGCTCCCTTGATGCAAGAGTGAAGCAGACGATGCCGGTGCTCCGGGATCATATGCTGCTGGAACTCGTAAGCGGGAAAGCGGGCAATGACGAAGGCTTTATGCGGCAGGCGGATGCATACGGCATTACATTCCCGCATGAAGCGATTGCCGTTGCCGTCTTGTCCATCGAGTCTCCGAAGAGCGATGAAGGGACGGATTGCCGGGCAGCGGAGTACTTAAGAGCAATCGAGGCCTCGCAGCCAAGCGAAAGCACCGGGTATTTTCTGAAGAGCATCTACAGTCACGAAATGATATACGTCTGCTCTCATGAGGCAGGCTTTGCGATTAAACGGTTTCTTGCGGATACCGGGAGGGAACTGGAAGAGCAGACAGGTGCGAAGGTCTATATCGGCATAGGAACCTCAAGCAAGCCTGACCGGGCGGAAGCTATTCATGTTGCCTACCTGCAAGCGGTTCGGGCAACGGAGCATCTTCAACTGCGCGGGGGCAGTCCGGTTATCGTCTTCGATGAGCTGGAAGCGCCCAAATCCGGCTCCGTTTCCTATTACGCGGAGCTGCTGCAATCGCTGGAGCTGGCTATTTTGAAAAATGATTCCGGAGCGGTCCGTTCCATTACGGACCGTATTGTCTCCCAAATGAGCAGCGCCGGAATGCCGCCGCATATGGTTCGAAGCGTTTACATTAATACGGTTAGCGCTTTGCTTAACGGGCTGCAGAGATTTAGCCCGGAGGACGATGTCCTGCTTCGGCTTACGGATACGGCTTACCAGTTCCGGTATACCGTTGAACAGATGGCCAATATAATCCGGGACAGCTGCGAGCGGTTATGCCTCATGATCCAGAGCACCTTGCCGCCTGTCCGGAATGCTTCCCAGGATGAGGTTACGCGCTTTATCGAACAAAGGGGTTTAAACCCCGATTTCTCCCTTCAGCTGATTGCGGACCATTTTGCCATGTCGCCGTCCAACTTCAGCCATCATTTCAAGAAAACAATGGGCCAGAATTTTAAAGAATACATCGATTTATTCCGCATTCAAACCTCTATTCAGCTGCTAAGGACGACGAGCCAGACCTTGGACGGCGTTGCCCAGCAGACGGGCTTCTCTAATACGTCAAGCTTTATCCGCTGCTTCAAAAAAGTCGTAGGCACGACACCCGGGCAATACCGGGAGACGCATAAGCTC
- a CDS encoding GerAB/ArcD/ProY family transporter, which yields MNKITVYQLFAITFIFQIGTTIIFGFGGQAGKDAWIGVLLSSFLGVFVVLVYTVLMRLNPGLTLVQWFPAQFGRWIGTPIAFLYPLLFIYIAGRITADIRDMVSTTLLFNTPLIIISGVFVFIIAYCVYGGITRVSRLGEMFLPIVLLLFSIEVILLISSNVMHYHNLLPVLEKGWGPVWKTVYPPGITQSYGESIILAMFWTETKEPNKVMKITILTTLMSGIMVTIFDLMAVLVFGDMFSGFLYPLYTLLSLISIGKFIENLQMFGVLYLLMTALLKGVIEMYAAVRGIQQLTNMKSYRALVIPSCAVALFLGMTMSKNIAEHIYRHHFEILVPYVWVPLFLILPTILLLVTWLRRQLAK from the coding sequence ATGAATAAAATTACAGTCTATCAGTTGTTCGCAATCACCTTTATTTTTCAAATAGGCACTACGATTATTTTCGGCTTTGGCGGTCAGGCTGGCAAGGATGCATGGATTGGAGTATTGCTATCCAGCTTCCTGGGCGTATTTGTGGTTCTAGTCTACACGGTCTTAATGCGATTGAATCCGGGGCTGACCCTAGTCCAATGGTTTCCCGCGCAATTTGGACGCTGGATCGGAACTCCGATCGCATTTCTATACCCCCTTTTGTTTATATATATTGCTGGACGGATTACTGCAGATATCAGGGACATGGTTTCAACAACCTTATTATTTAACACGCCGCTTATCATCATCTCAGGGGTGTTTGTCTTTATTATTGCCTATTGCGTATATGGGGGAATAACGCGAGTATCCCGGCTGGGGGAAATGTTTCTCCCCATCGTGCTGCTCTTGTTTTCGATTGAAGTCATTCTTCTAATCAGCTCAAACGTTATGCATTACCATAACTTGCTCCCTGTTTTAGAAAAAGGTTGGGGACCCGTCTGGAAAACCGTTTATCCGCCCGGCATCACTCAATCGTATGGAGAATCCATTATCCTTGCGATGTTCTGGACGGAGACCAAAGAGCCTAATAAAGTCATGAAAATTACGATTCTCACGACTTTAATGTCGGGAATCATGGTAACCATCTTCGATTTGATGGCTGTGCTTGTTTTTGGAGATATGTTTTCAGGTTTCCTGTACCCTCTTTACACCCTGCTTAGTTTGATAAGCATCGGCAAATTCATTGAAAACTTACAAATGTTTGGCGTGCTTTATTTATTAATGACGGCCCTGTTAAAGGGCGTTATTGAAATGTACGCAGCGGTGAGAGGGATTCAACAATTAACGAATATGAAGAGCTACCGCGCGCTTGTCATCCCCTCCTGCGCCGTTGCACTTTTTCTTGGAATGACGATGTCCAAAAACATAGCCGAGCACATTTATCGCCATCACTTCGAAATATTGGTCCCTTATGTTTGGGTGCCTTTATTCTTAATCTTGCCAACGATTCTTCTCCTTGTTACTTGGCTTCGTCGGCAATTGGCGAAATGA
- a CDS encoding Ger(x)C family spore germination protein has protein sequence MNKLHKTSLFFLFLSLALVSGCWDNSEVNEIAVELGWGIDKSPDKGVMISAQVIIPARIDGGQDGKVGGGKDKPFFVVSGDGMNTLAAVQQMQAKLSRLVFRGHRRVIVIGESMARRGIKDVFDTYTRDPNLKLRTDIFIVKGATANEFLKTTYPLENISALGVLGEYDQIGTPVEMGLLNFLHAATSEGACPAIPAVAIGMDSKSDNQSNQNMSSNPEGFQITGTGIFNKDLKLVGFLNIEEGRAMRWVTANLNKLTVPATIPDEEGNVSIILFKLHSKIQPTVQNGKLKFLVTLTANGAIRENNTRLDLTRTNNISLVQNALDRRIEETVSRTISKVQKEYGADIFGFSDTVKRKNLALWKSVSNDWEKEFREAEVSVKANITVRRIGVTGPALQLKSDEVKK, from the coding sequence ATGAATAAGTTACATAAGACCAGCTTGTTTTTTCTGTTTCTCTCTCTTGCATTAGTATCTGGCTGTTGGGATAATTCGGAAGTGAATGAGATTGCGGTTGAACTTGGGTGGGGGATCGACAAATCCCCGGACAAGGGCGTCATGATCAGTGCTCAGGTGATCATTCCCGCCAGAATAGACGGCGGGCAGGACGGTAAAGTCGGAGGGGGCAAGGACAAGCCGTTTTTCGTCGTCTCGGGCGATGGCATGAATACGCTGGCGGCGGTACAGCAGATGCAGGCCAAGCTTTCCAGGCTTGTGTTCCGCGGTCACCGGCGGGTCATTGTGATTGGTGAATCCATGGCTAGACGAGGAATTAAGGATGTATTCGATACCTACACCCGTGATCCCAACCTTAAGCTGCGTACCGATATATTTATTGTCAAGGGAGCCACCGCAAACGAATTTCTGAAAACAACATACCCTTTAGAAAACATTTCTGCACTTGGGGTTTTAGGAGAATACGATCAAATAGGGACACCCGTTGAAATGGGGCTATTGAACTTTTTGCATGCTGCAACCAGTGAAGGAGCTTGTCCAGCCATACCCGCAGTTGCAATTGGGATGGATTCTAAGTCAGATAATCAATCAAATCAGAATATGTCGTCCAATCCGGAAGGATTTCAAATTACAGGAACAGGTATTTTTAATAAAGATTTGAAATTGGTTGGTTTTCTGAATATTGAGGAAGGCCGGGCAATGCGTTGGGTAACCGCAAATTTAAATAAGCTGACGGTTCCTGCAACCATACCTGATGAAGAAGGCAATGTCAGTATTATTCTCTTTAAATTGCATAGCAAAATTCAGCCGACCGTCCAGAACGGCAAGCTGAAATTTCTTGTTACGTTAACAGCGAATGGAGCAATCCGTGAAAATAACACCAGGCTGGATCTGACACGGACTAATAATATTAGCCTGGTTCAAAACGCATTGGACAGACGCATTGAAGAAACCGTATCGCGGACGATTTCCAAAGTTCAGAAAGAGTACGGAGCAGATATATTCGGATTCAGCGATACGGTCAAAAGAAAGAATTTGGCATTATGGAAATCGGTAAGCAATGACTGGGAAAAAGAGTTCCGCGAAGCCGAAGTTTCTGTTAAAGCGAACATTACGGTTAGACGGATAGGGGTAACGGGACCCGCATTGCAATTAAAGTCAGACGAGGTTAAGAAATGA
- a CDS encoding spore germination protein encodes MRIRSRQQSDRNHSSDRFESTAPPLPNDQHVELSTKLSINEKMVREAFQQCSDIIFRSISSNPEILIVYADGLIDNKTLDNMVLAPLLYEEAPISGQMIQDKLIAVSQIKTVSTLGEITDGILKANIVLLADGENKALAADLKGFEKRSIEEPAAEISVRGPRDGFTETLRTNTSLIRRRIRSPQLKMESVTIGEVSQTDVVIVYIDGIVSNTILKEVRSRIDRIVMDGVLESGFIEEFIEDAPWSPFPQIQNTERPDIVCASLLEGKVAVIVDNTPFVLIAPMTFWTGLQAVEDYYERSIYTTFIRFVRYSLFNIALLLPSLYVALSTFHQQLIPTNLLISIANSREGVPFPTFVEALLMEFMFEGLREAGIRMPKAVGSAVSIVGALVIGQAAVQAGIVSAPVVIVVATTGIASFAIPRYNFGTAYRLLRFPMLILAGMLGLYGIISGLFLLMIHLLGLRSFGVPYLSPVIPKLPQSLRDVFIRAPRWSMTRRPALIAGANKTRIPKGQQPSSKRGNEDE; translated from the coding sequence ATGCGGATAAGAAGTCGACAACAATCAGATCGCAATCATAGCTCTGACCGGTTCGAATCGACAGCTCCTCCATTGCCTAACGATCAGCATGTGGAATTAAGCACAAAGCTTTCTATAAACGAGAAAATGGTTAGAGAAGCGTTTCAACAATGCTCCGATATCATTTTTCGTTCAATCAGCAGCAATCCTGAAATTCTTATCGTATATGCGGATGGTTTGATTGACAACAAAACGTTGGATAACATGGTGTTAGCGCCACTCCTATATGAAGAAGCCCCTATATCGGGGCAGATGATTCAAGATAAACTGATAGCTGTCTCGCAAATTAAAACCGTTTCCACTTTAGGGGAAATAACCGATGGCATTCTGAAGGCGAATATCGTTCTTTTGGCTGACGGAGAGAACAAAGCTCTTGCCGCGGATCTTAAAGGATTCGAAAAACGCTCAATTGAAGAACCGGCGGCCGAAATCTCCGTTCGTGGTCCAAGGGACGGTTTTACGGAAACACTGCGTACCAATACCAGCTTAATACGCAGACGAATCCGGAGTCCACAGCTGAAAATGGAATCCGTTACGATTGGTGAAGTTTCTCAGACCGATGTTGTTATTGTCTATATTGACGGGATAGTTTCGAACACGATTCTGAAGGAAGTCCGCAGTAGAATCGACCGGATTGTGATGGATGGAGTACTGGAGTCAGGTTTTATCGAAGAATTTATTGAAGATGCGCCTTGGTCTCCGTTCCCGCAAATTCAAAATACGGAGCGGCCCGATATCGTATGCGCAAGCTTGCTCGAAGGGAAAGTCGCAGTCATTGTCGATAACACCCCATTCGTGCTAATCGCTCCGATGACGTTTTGGACTGGTTTGCAGGCAGTAGAAGATTATTACGAACGGTCCATTTACACGACTTTCATTCGATTCGTCAGGTATTCCTTATTTAATATCGCACTGCTGCTTCCGTCATTGTACGTGGCGCTCTCAACGTTCCATCAACAGCTTATCCCTACGAATTTGCTCATTAGCATCGCTAATTCAAGGGAAGGCGTTCCATTCCCCACGTTTGTCGAGGCATTGTTAATGGAGTTCATGTTCGAGGGGCTCCGCGAAGCCGGTATTCGCATGCCAAAAGCCGTAGGTTCGGCCGTCAGCATTGTGGGAGCGCTTGTCATTGGGCAGGCTGCCGTACAAGCAGGCATCGTATCGGCTCCTGTCGTTATAGTTGTTGCCACGACCGGGATCGCATCGTTTGCCATCCCGCGCTATAATTTCGGGACCGCATATCGTCTTCTTCGTTTCCCCATGTTGATATTGGCGGGTATGCTGGGCTTATACGGGATAATTAGCGGTCTATTTCTTTTAATGATACATCTTCTTGGCCTGCGGTCGTTTGGAGTTCCGTATTTGAGCCCGGTAATTCCGAAATTACCTCAAAGCCTGAGGGATGTATTTATACGCGCGCCCAGGTGGAGTATGACCCGGCGTCCGGCTTTAATAGCCGGGGCAAATAAAACTCGGATCCCCAAAGGCCAGCAACCAAGTTCAAAGCGAGGAAATGAAGACGAATGA
- a CDS encoding TetR/AcrR family transcriptional regulator encodes MVSRQELRSEETKKSILAAAGDLFSSRGYDYVTMRDIAKKAGCSHTTIYIYFKDKEALLHQLSMPPVQYLIDKMDELLGQMNSSDDKLKAMSLSMIEFCLTNRSMYGLIFNMKSERVDEQAPKLEINKARNKLFGKLTLAIQGCLRDGLQEEQILLYTRIYFFSLYGIIATYTQSEESVEQLMDRLTSTFEETFDVLMIGIKSKADT; translated from the coding sequence GTGGTATCCAGGCAGGAATTAAGGTCTGAGGAAACAAAGAAGAGTATCCTTGCCGCCGCGGGTGACTTATTCAGCAGCCGGGGGTACGATTACGTAACCATGCGAGACATCGCCAAGAAAGCAGGATGCTCGCATACGACCATTTATATTTATTTCAAGGATAAAGAGGCGCTTCTTCATCAGCTTTCGATGCCGCCTGTTCAATATCTCATCGACAAGATGGATGAGCTGCTCGGTCAAATGAACTCTTCGGATGATAAGCTTAAGGCGATGAGTCTATCTATGATCGAATTTTGTCTGACTAACCGCAGCATGTACGGGTTGATTTTCAATATGAAGTCGGAGAGAGTGGACGAACAAGCACCAAAGCTGGAGATTAACAAGGCTCGGAATAAGCTATTCGGTAAGTTGACCTTAGCCATTCAGGGCTGTTTAAGGGATGGACTTCAGGAAGAACAGATTCTGCTTTATACAAGAATCTATTTCTTCTCGTTATACGGCATCATTGCCACGTATACGCAGTCCGAAGAATCGGTCGAGCAGCTTATGGATAGATTGACCTCGACATTCGAGGAGACTTTTGATGTACTGATGATCGGTATAAAGAGTAAAGCGGATACCTGA
- a CDS encoding DHA2 family efflux MFS transporter permease subunit, with protein sequence MILGAFIATLNQTIMSVAGPELMKDFSISATTVQWLTTGYMLVNGILIPITAFLMQRFTTRELFQTSMILFLAGTIVSALASDFNVLLIGRLIQAAGAGIIMPLLMTVILTLFPPEKRGGAMGMVGFAIIFAPAIGPTLAGWVLENFKWEMMFYGMIPLALIVILCGFIFLTNVSERTYPKIDVISVILSTVGFGAMLYGFSRAGSAGWESAEVLITIIGGFIALVLFVWRQLISENPLLDLRAFKYNMYSLTTFINIAITMIMYADMMLLPLYLQNARGYTAMESGLLLLPGALIMGFLMPVTGRLFDKFGAKWLSVAGMIIVIVTTLGFINLTDTTSYTYLVLMSTGRRIGMALLMMPVQTAGLNQLPNRLNAHGTAISNTIRQVAGAVGTSLLVTILTTQTKSHLQDAMASGAAGDQQQMITNATISGMNDAYLVIVGIGVVGLILTFFIKRVAQASDEKQANAAAKKVAVEG encoded by the coding sequence ATGATTTTGGGCGCCTTTATTGCGACGCTGAACCAGACGATTATGAGCGTAGCAGGGCCTGAGTTAATGAAGGATTTTAGCATCTCGGCGACTACAGTCCAATGGCTGACTACCGGCTACATGCTGGTTAACGGTATTTTGATCCCGATTACAGCCTTTTTGATGCAAAGATTTACGACGCGGGAGCTGTTCCAGACGTCGATGATTTTATTCCTGGCGGGTACGATTGTATCTGCGCTTGCATCGGATTTTAACGTATTGCTTATCGGACGCTTGATTCAAGCGGCTGGTGCCGGTATTATTATGCCGCTTCTAATGACCGTTATATTGACATTGTTCCCACCCGAGAAGCGGGGCGGCGCAATGGGCATGGTAGGATTTGCCATTATTTTCGCGCCGGCGATTGGTCCTACACTTGCCGGCTGGGTGCTCGAGAACTTTAAATGGGAAATGATGTTCTACGGTATGATTCCGCTCGCCCTTATTGTTATCCTTTGCGGATTTATTTTCCTGACGAATGTATCGGAACGTACGTATCCGAAGATTGATGTTATCAGCGTCATTTTATCCACCGTTGGCTTTGGCGCTATGCTGTACGGCTTCAGCCGCGCGGGCAGCGCGGGATGGGAAAGCGCGGAAGTACTTATTACGATTATCGGCGGCTTTATCGCTCTGGTGCTGTTTGTATGGCGTCAACTCATTTCCGAGAATCCGCTGCTTGATCTGCGTGCCTTCAAATACAATATGTACAGCTTAACAACGTTTATCAACATTGCGATTACGATGATTATGTATGCGGATATGATGCTGCTTCCGCTTTATCTGCAAAATGCGCGCGGTTATACCGCGATGGAATCGGGTCTGCTCCTTCTCCCGGGCGCGCTTATCATGGGCTTCCTGATGCCAGTTACAGGCAGACTGTTTGATAAATTCGGCGCCAAGTGGCTGTCCGTTGCCGGTATGATTATTGTTATCGTGACAACTCTTGGCTTTATTAATCTGACGGATACGACCAGCTACACTTATCTGGTTCTGATGTCCACCGGCCGCCGAATCGGCATGGCCCTTCTGATGATGCCTGTCCAGACAGCGGGTCTTAATCAATTGCCTAACCGCCTGAACGCGCATGGTACGGCGATTTCCAATACGATCAGACAAGTAGCGGGTGCGGTTGGTACTTCGCTTCTCGTTACGATCCTGACTACGCAGACCAAATCCCATCTGCAGGATGCGATGGCCTCCGGGGCTGCCGGGGATCAACAGCAGATGATTACGAATGCGACAATCAGCGGGATGAACGATGCTTATCTGGTTATCGTCGGAATTGGCGTTGTTGGTCTTATTCTGACCTTCTTTATTAAACGAGTTGCTCAAGCTTCTGACGAGAAGCAGGCAAACGCGGCAGCAAAGAAAGTAGCCGTTGAAGGTTAA